Proteins found in one Labrenzia sp. VG12 genomic segment:
- a CDS encoding SDR family oxidoreductase translates to MDLGLKGKKAIICASSRGLGRGCAEALAEAGCSVVLNGRDEAVLAETRAALETRFGVDVTAVAADVSTQSGQQALLAACPDPDILVNNNGGPPRKDYTELDREALISGAIQNFVTPVELIQAVTPGMKARGFGRVVNITSLSVKMPIEGLDLSSGARAGLTAFLAGVCRQLAPHGITINNLLPGKMDTDRLKGGFTRTAEQTGRSLDDIRAEQAAGIPAKRFGNAEEFGQTCAFLCSRHAGYITGQNILMDGGLYPAAF, encoded by the coding sequence ATGGACCTTGGACTGAAGGGCAAAAAAGCAATCATCTGCGCATCCAGCCGCGGGCTCGGCCGGGGCTGCGCCGAGGCGCTCGCCGAAGCCGGCTGTTCCGTCGTCCTGAACGGGCGCGACGAAGCTGTTCTGGCGGAGACGCGGGCGGCACTGGAGACCCGCTTCGGCGTTGACGTCACCGCTGTTGCGGCCGATGTCTCGACCCAGTCAGGCCAACAGGCCCTGCTTGCCGCCTGTCCCGACCCCGACATTCTGGTCAACAACAACGGTGGCCCGCCCCGCAAGGACTATACCGAGCTTGATCGCGAGGCGCTGATCAGCGGTGCGATTCAGAATTTCGTAACGCCGGTAGAGCTGATCCAGGCGGTAACGCCCGGCATGAAGGCACGCGGTTTCGGCCGTGTCGTCAACATCACTTCGCTCTCCGTCAAGATGCCGATCGAGGGTCTCGACCTCTCCAGCGGCGCGCGCGCCGGCCTGACGGCCTTTCTGGCGGGTGTCTGCCGCCAGCTTGCCCCGCACGGCATCACGATCAACAACCTGCTCCCTGGCAAGATGGATACCGACCGGCTGAAGGGTGGCTTCACGCGCACGGCTGAACAGACCGGCAGGAGCCTCGACGACATCCGCGCGGAACAGGCCGCCGGCATTCCGGCCAAACGCTTCGGCAATGCGGAAGAATTCGGCCAGACCTGTGCCTTCCTGTGCTCCCGGCACGCCGGCTACATCACCGGCCAGAACATCCTGATGGATGGCGGGCTCTACCCCGCGGCGTTTTGA
- a CDS encoding UDP-2,3-diacylglucosamine diphosphatase gives MSTAEGSRHYRALFLSDVHLGTRGCQAEMLLDFLKDHDAETIYLVGDIADGWRLKRSWYWPQLHNDVVQKILRKGRKGARIIYIPGNHDEFLRSFLGTHFGGVEVTDSIIHEAANGKRYLVIHGDQFDVVIRHAKWLAFFGDKAYVTALGINTWVNFVRRNLGLTYWSLSAWAKLKVKNAVSFIGRFEEALSDEARRQGVDGVICGHIHHAADRDLDGIHYINTGDWVESCTAVAEHHDGTFEVIRWVDKTQTKAVRPKSKEAPVAA, from the coding sequence ATGTCGACCGCCGAGGGATCGCGGCATTACCGGGCATTGTTTCTGTCGGACGTTCATCTTGGCACGCGCGGCTGCCAGGCGGAGATGCTGCTCGACTTTCTGAAGGATCACGACGCCGAGACCATCTACCTGGTCGGCGATATCGCCGATGGCTGGCGGTTGAAGCGGTCCTGGTACTGGCCGCAACTGCACAATGATGTGGTTCAGAAAATCCTGCGCAAGGGCCGCAAGGGAGCCCGGATCATCTATATCCCCGGCAATCACGACGAGTTCCTGCGCAGTTTTCTCGGTACCCATTTCGGTGGTGTCGAGGTGACCGACAGCATCATTCACGAGGCCGCCAACGGCAAGCGCTACCTGGTGATCCACGGCGATCAGTTCGATGTAGTTATCCGGCACGCCAAGTGGCTGGCCTTTTTCGGCGACAAGGCCTATGTGACCGCCCTTGGCATCAACACCTGGGTCAATTTTGTGCGCAGGAACCTTGGACTGACCTACTGGTCCCTGTCCGCCTGGGCGAAGCTGAAGGTGAAAAACGCCGTAAGTTTCATCGGCCGGTTCGAAGAGGCGCTGTCCGACGAAGCGCGCCGGCAGGGGGTTGACGGTGTGATCTGCGGTCACATCCACCACGCGGCCGACAGGGATCTCGACGGGATCCACTATATCAATACGGGTGACTGGGTAGAGAGTTGTACAGCGGTCGCCGAGCACCATGATGGCACGTTTGAGGTGATCAGATGGGTGGACAAGACCCAGACGAAAGCGGTGCGGCCGAAATCCAAGGAAGCACCGGTCGCCGCATGA